GTATCAATATTGTTTTTTAATAAGAACTGCAAGCAACTATAAGCTCTATCTTCAGAGAGTTTAAGGTTATATAGGTTACTTCCTATACAATCAGTATGAGCACTGAGTTCTACTTTTATTTCTTTATTATTAATGAGGTATTGCGTTAAATTATTGAGAATAGGGATCGATTCTTTCTTTATCTTAGAAGAGTTATAATCAAAATAAATATTGTTAATTGTTAAAGTTCCTTTTGCTTCAGGTTCTATATCTAAAGGAGATATATCTTCGAAAAAATCAAAATCATCAATCTCTCTTTGTTCTTTAGGAATATAAATTTCTTTCTTTTTGAAGTCCTTAGCTTCTACAGTCACTTTATATTTTTTTTCTATATCAAAGTCAAATATCCATTCTCCATTTTCATTAGTCTCAACCGTTTCTGTTTTAATCCAATTATCTGGCTCTTCTTTTTCATAAATGGTTATTGTAGCATCTGTTATAGGAGCATTTGTAATACTGTTTTTGAGCTGAAACATGTTTTTTTCTAGAGTAATTATGTAAGAAGAATCTGATCTTGGCTCGGAAATTTTTATTTTTTTCTGTCGATACCCTTCCCCTGAAAAATATAAATGAACGGTAGCGTCTTCTTTAACAGCAAAATTCCAAATTCCATTGTCAGAGGAAGTGTTAAAATTATCAGTATTTTCAAGCTTTATTTTGATTCCTTCAATTGGAGCGTTTTGGTTCTTTACAATACCATTAATACTAACTGTTCTTTTATAAGTAGTGGTATAAATTTGATCTTTTTCCGAAGAACGATTGCTAGCCCAATAAGCAGTTCCTTTGCTATTTATTATAAATGCAAAATCATCATAACTTGAGTTTATCGATGCCCCCATGTTTTCAATGTCCTTTACAACAGGTTCACCTAATTTATTAAAGGTTAGACTTCCTTCGTATATGTCTAAACCTCCGTAGCCATTTCTCCCTCTTGAAGCAAAGTAAAAACGATTTTTTTTAATATAGGGATATACATCATTTTCAAATGTATTTACCTTTAGTAAAGGTTTAGGGGTTTGCCATACTTTTCCTTTTTTGATGGAATAAAACAAATCTGATTTTTGTTTAGCTGTGGTTTTACTAAAAAATAATATAGAATCTTTATATAGATAAGGGCTATGGATGGATTCTTCAGTGTTTTTTGGTAGCAGGTTAATTTTTTGATTTTGATAAAAATCATGACTGATTAATTGTAAATGATTTTTTCCTTGTTTTGAGAGATTGTATTTTACTTTAGTTTTATCAGTATAATTTTTATATCCAGAATTACTGCTTGTATAAATAAGAGTATTATTAGTACTATCAAAAAAAGGAGTTCCATTGTAGAAAGTTTCTTGAGTTTTAAATAACTGATTTACTTTATTAAAATTAGTATCACTAACTGATTGATAGTAAAATAGTTTGAAAGGACTTGTTTTATTCTTTTCTACTTCTTCAAAGGGAATAATTATTCCGTCTTTATAAAAAGTAATTCCATGACATTTAGAAGGAGCTAGGTTTGTAGCTTTAACTGATAGTTGTTTTAATGTAGAGTTGTTGCGTGGCCATTCAATAAAATCTTGTGAGTAACTACTTTTTTCCTGCGGTGTCAGTTGTAAAGAATCTAATAGTATAGAAGCTGTTTCATATTCTTTTACAACTCTTAATAAGTGAAATATAGAATGAAACTCTTTTTTTGAAAAGCTTAAATTAGGATTATTCTTATAGGCTTCATATGCTTTGTTATAGTTGTAATTGTTTAAGTGTGTAAACAGTATTCTTTTAATGATAGATGAGTGTTCTTCGGTACTTAATTTTAAATTTAAACAACCTTCATACTCCTTTATAGCTTCAATATAATATCCCGAATTTTCTAACTCTATGGCATTGTTTAGGTTTTGACCTTTAATATTTATAAAGGCAACACTCAATAAAATTTGTATGTATATTAATCTTTTCATTAGTTAAAACCTTGGGGCAATTAGAGCAGCCGTAGCTTTTTGTTTTATATTATAATTTAATAAGATTTCATGTGTCCCATTATTGTATGGTCTAATAGAAGAAAGTGAATACTGAAATGCATATCCTAATGTTAACTTATTTAAGTTAAGTCGTAATAGGGGTACTAATTCATTTGTTGTTCTGTAGGATAAGCCTACTAGTAATTTGTTTTTTAATGTTTCTATCCCAGCATTAAGAGAACCAACAACTGGAGCTCCGTATGTAGTCTTTAAGTAAATAGAGCCGTAAATATTGTATGTGGATGGTTTAGACCATTTATATCCTGAATGTATATAATAGGTAATGTGAGGAAGCGAAAATTGAGTTGTGTAGGTAAAGTCATTAATAGGGGTGTTATATAGTAAATTAGGGCTTGAAATGCCTAGATAAAACTTAGGAGAAAAATGATAGAGGCCAAACTCTGCATTAGGGTAAACCACAGCTATTGGATTTGAATTAAAGTTAGGGTCGTTATTGGTATTTGTTTCAATTTTCTGATAACTAGACTGATGAATGTTAATTTTAGGGGAAATTGAAAAAGATAAAAAATGATTGAGCTGTGTTTGAAGTTTGTATGCATAATCTAACTTAATCTCTGTTTTATTATGTATACCAATTTGTTCATTAAAAACTCTAGTTCCTAGCGTTACGGAAGTGTTTTTTAGTGGTATAATTCCTATAAAACCAAAAGTTGTTGGAGAACCTTTAAAACCAACCCATTGATTACGATAGAATGATGTGAAATTAACTTGATTATAACTACTAGCAGCTGAAAAATTGATAATAGGCTGATATATCATATATTGATTACTCTGAAAAATATTTTGAGCATAACTTTTTGATCCAATAACTATTATAATTAGAAAGTAGGTATAAATACTTATTTTAAGGCCTTTAATCACAAGAGCAAATTTATTCTATTACCAATAGAAAGTCACTACCCTAAGGGGTGGTTTTTGTTGGTTTTATGATTAAATACTAAAAATCTTTGATACATTAATCAATAACACCATTACTAATAGTTTTAGTTAAAGCAAAAACAATAGTACTTATTTGACGTGAATTTAATTCAGCTTATGCTGAAGTTCATATTGTATTAATAAAGTTGCATATTTATTAATGGTTTATTTGCAACTTTACTAACGGATTATTTGAAGGCAAATAGTTTTTTAATTGTGTATTGATTTTTGGGGGCTTGATGCTAATATAATAAGCTCCAGACTCTAAGTTGTTAATATTAATTTTTTGAAAAGTACTGGTAAGCTTAATTTGAGAAATTAGCTTTCCAAAGGTATCATAAATAACCAAATTAGCTGTTTTATTAATATCTGAATAATTTCCAAATGCTGTTTGTGAAGCTTCTGGTAATAATGCTTTTGATGAAACTCCTGTACCTATTAGTTCTCCATATATTGATCTATTGAATGAAGTAACATATGCTTTAGAAGCAAAATAGACGGCTTGATATGGTCCAGGAACTAAACTTACAGTAGAAGATACATTTAGTATTTTTCCAGATTTCCTTTTGATAAAATCCGGTAAAAACTGTCTAGTTAATGCTGTTAATGCAAGTATGTTTACTTGAATCATGGCCATATCTATTTCCCATTTTCTTTCGTGAAATGCTCCAACACCTCCAAATCCAGCGTTATTAATTAAATAATCAACTTTAATTTCTTTGTTTTTTACTTCCTCATAAATTTCAATAGCTGCAGTAGGTTTAGATAAGTCCTTTACTATAGTATATACGCTAACATTATATTGTCTTTGTATTTCTGTTTTTAATTTTTCTAAACCTTCCGAGTTCATATCTACTGCAACTATATTACCCTCTTTTGATGCGTGAATTTTCGTAAATTCTTTTCCAATTCCACTTGCTGCTCCTGTAATTAATGCTGTTTTCATGTTCTTTTATTTTTTTACAAATTTAAATTTTGTTTTTCGTAAGAATTTTACCCCTATGGTAAAAAATAAATTTAATTTGCTGTAAGTCATGTAAATCTCTGGTTAAGTTAGTAAGTTTGTTATGGTAAAGCTTTTATAAATTGTTGAAATTTTATTTTGATTGTTCAATAATGTATTTGTTGTATGTCTCATAGTTTTTTATACTACATTATCGACTTTAAATGTCTTAACTTTTACCCTAATGTAAAAAGACATCTATTGGACAAATAAAAACTGTTTAAAGTCTTTCTTAACTAGAACTAATATTCCTTTGAATTTATTTTTTAGCTAATTGTGATTATACAGCAAAAGTAGATTTAGAATGGGTTGTAAAGATAATTTCTATCTAAATTGAGTTGAGTAGGTGTTTTAAACAGTAAAAAGAATACAGAATTAGGAAAAAATTATACAATCTACCTTCTACCCAGTTATTAAATTTGTAAAAAACAGAATCATGAATAAATCAACTAAAATCGAAAAGGTAAAAGCAGGCCATAGAAAAATTTACACAGACATTATTATTAAAGCTCCTAAAGAGTTAGTTTGGTCTGTATTAAAAGATACGCGTTCTTATAAAAAATGGGGGGTATTTTTAACTGACATTGAAGGAGAATTAAAAGATAAAGCTACTATAACGGCTAAGTTTCAATTAAACCCTTCCAAGAAAAGATATAATTCTATTGATCATCAAATTCATGTAAATGAAGGAACCTCTTTTTATTGGGCAGAAAAAGGTCCGATGGGGATATGCGATAATCATCATTTTAAAGTAGAACAGATTGATGAAAACGTTTCTCATTTTATACAGACAGATGAATTGACAAATGGAGCAACTTTTCTTTTGGGAGGATATTTGTCAAAACTTTATGCAAAAGGATATGAAGGTTTTAACCAAGCATTAAAAGATGAAGTAGAACGAAGACAAAAGCTGAAATTGTAAATTGAAATTATCTAAAGTTAATTCCTAATAATGTTTTCAGATTCTTTAGTTAATTTTGAAAAAAAATATACATATATATGAGAGATATTATCCATATTGAGAATTTGCATGATATTCATGAGTCTTTAGGGATTCATTCTCCTAAGCATCCTTTAGTTTCTGTTATTGATTTTAATAGTATGAACATGGCTATTGATGCGAAAGAGTATAGATATACTTTAGGTTTATATCAAATTAGTATAAAAGGAAATTGCGCATATACTATTTCTAAGTATGGGAGAAATACCTATGATTTTCAGGAATGCTCCGTTATTTTTACAGCTCCTCATCAAGTGTTAGAATTTAACTCAGCATATCAATCCGATGATAAGAACTGTTGGACATTATTGTTTCATCCTAATTTAATTAGGGCCTCTGAATTAGGTAAAAAGATAGATGCTTTTCCTTTTTTTGATTATGCATGTAACGAATCCTTACATTTATCGAAAGGGGAGAGGGAAACAATTACAGAAATTACCTACAAGATAAAAGAAGAGTATAGCAATAATATTGATATGCATAGCCAAACACTAATTATTGCAAATATTGAGTTGTTATTAAATTATTGTATACGTTTTTACGACCGTCAGTTCTATACAAGAACAAACTTCAATAAGGATCTTGTAAGTGTTTTTGAGCAACTATTAAAAACGTATTATAAAACAGAAAAACAACTAAAAATAGGACTTCCTACTGTTCAGTATTGTGCCAATGAAATGGGAATGTCGCCTAAATATTTAAGTGAATTATTGCGTAAAGAAACAGGAAAGAGTACACAGGATCATATTCATAGTTACATTGTTGAAATGGCCAAACAAAAGTTGTTAAACACGCAATTGAGTGCGAGTGAAATAGCTTATAGTTTAGGCTTTGATTATCCACAATACTTTAGTAAAATGTTTAAGCGTTTAACAAATAAAAGTCCTATCGAATATAGAAAAATTAAATAAATTATATACCTAATTAATGTCGAGTTTATTTTAAATAATTTGTTTTCTAATTCTACTTAAACTTTGTGGAGTAATTCCAAGAAAAGAAGCTACTTGAGTTAGTTTAGCTTTTTGAAAAACTTCAGGATAGTTGTTCATTAAGCTTAGGTATCTTTCTTCAGCAGTTTGAGTATGGATACTCATAACTCTTCTGCTCATTACCATTCCAAATTCAGCAAAAAGATTCCGAATAGCATCACCTGAATATTCTATTTTATTGATTATTATTTCTAGCTGATTAGAGTTTAGTAAGATAAGTTCTGTCTCCTCTGTAGCTTCAAAATATAAAATATTTTCCTCCTGTTTAAAAAAAACTAAAAGGAGATGTGATAATAGAGTTTTGAAAAGCAAATAGATGGGTCATATCGTTACCCTCTATGTCGTAATAGTGGATTCTAACAAATCCTTTTAGAACAAAGTAAAGGTAATCACACCTATTTCCTTTTTCTAAAAAGACTTCTCCTTTTTTAACAGTTAGCGTTGTTAATCCTAATCTGTATTCGATATTCCATTCAAGAAAGTCTTTTAAAGGAATGTATTTTTGTGCTTGAGTCATTTAAAGTAAATATATAAAATTAATTTATATATTTTTGCAAAAATATTTTATCTCCAATTTTAAACTATCTTAAGTAATTTGAGTCAGGTCATTAGTTAAACTAAGAGCTTCTGATTCATTAGGTTTTATCGTGCAATTTTATACAACAATAATTCTTCTTGCGTCATCCAGTGAACACTTTCCGCTGGAGCGGAATCAATGGTAAAAAAATAGAAGTCTTTAGCTTCCTGATCAGTCATGCCTATATATTTATAGTAATCAATATATTTTTTATGTTCTTCATGATCTCTTGGAAAATCTTGAGCCGTTTTACCTGTTCTTCCGCCCCAAGAGTGAACACCTAATTGAGCCCCATTATCAAAAGTTCGCTTCTTACCAGCTAGAAATAAATCTACTGCCCCTGAGGCAATTACCGAACTTGAACGGAGCATTGTATTGATTCCCTCATCATATATTTTTTTTGATAAACGGAGATTTTTATTGTCATTCTTAGACCCAGGACAATCTTCTAAAATAATTGTCCTGATGTTTGGGTTATATTTAATCATTTTGTCAAAGTGACTTTCAATTCTTCCTCCAATTACTCCATTCATAGTAGCTGTGGTATCATTGGTTACTTTAAAAACACCAAATTGAACACGACTCTCTTTCTTTTTACAACTTACTACTATCAATAATAAAATAATAAGTGAAATTAACGTTTTTTTCATTCTTTTAAGTAAATTAAATTAATAACAATGCTATGGCATGCAAATAAAAAATTTACAAAAAGGTTGAGTCAAATTTAAATCTTCCATAGCTAAAAAATGACTCAGATTAGAACCTTTATCTTTTTTTTAAACGCTTTTTTTTTTAAGCATATTGTTCTTGTGATAAAATATTATTCATTGAAGTTGTCTAAATTTGACCTAAAATAGTGTTTTCACTTTCTTTAGAATTTATTCTTTAAAGAATTTAAACATTGAATTTTGACTTCCGTATTTTTATAACTCATATATATTTGCTTTCCTTCTATATTATAAATGAATATAGTATATGTTTTATTTTTATTAGAACATAGTTTAAGTAGATTTTACTCGAATTTTCATTTAATAATAAAATCCAAATTAGAATTAAACTTATTTATATTAACTTATTGAGGATTTAGAAAATTTACTATAGAAATTCTATATTTTGGTACTTGCGTTAAAATCTTGATTGGTAACAACATCTTGCAAAGAAAAGAACCTGGCCAAGTATGTCTTCCAGAGCAAAAAAGTTGTTTAAATATTTCCTTTAAATAGAGAAAAATTTAAACAACTTCTTCAAATGAAAAAACTATTCTTAATTTTTAATACAACGTATTCTTGAAATCTGATGCTCTTTTTGAACTGTAATAAAATATACTCCAGGAGCATCTCCTAATTCTAAATACTCTTCTACTAATGAATCAAATTGATTCGTAGAAATAACGCTACCCTTGGCATCTGTTACATAAATTGTAACATTATCTAATATTTCTGAAGATGTAATTCGAATATTGTCTGCTGTTGGATTTGGAGAAAGTGTAATTCCATTGCTTAGCAACTCGTTTAATCCAACTGTGTTTATTGATACACATGATGATCTTTCTGAACAACCATTGTTTGATACAATTACAGCATAATTTCCATTAATTGCTGGTGTAAAAATTTGAGTAGATTGTCCATTTCCATTAGCTGGTGTAAAATTATTGTCGCAGTCAACCCATAAGTAACCTGCTCCTTGTTGTGACGATGTGATTGTAGCACCTGTTACTGATGTTGCAGTG
The Flavobacteriales bacterium DNA segment above includes these coding regions:
- a CDS encoding cyclic nucleotide-binding domain-containing protein, which encodes MTQAQKYIPLKDFLEWNIEYRLGLTTLTVKKGEVFLEKGNRCDYLYFVLKGFVRIHYYDIEGNDMTHLFAFQNSIITSPFSFF
- a CDS encoding helix-turn-helix domain-containing protein, whose translation is MRDIIHIENLHDIHESLGIHSPKHPLVSVIDFNSMNMAIDAKEYRYTLGLYQISIKGNCAYTISKYGRNTYDFQECSVIFTAPHQVLEFNSAYQSDDKNCWTLLFHPNLIRASELGKKIDAFPFFDYACNESLHLSKGERETITEITYKIKEEYSNNIDMHSQTLIIANIELLLNYCIRFYDRQFYTRTNFNKDLVSVFEQLLKTYYKTEKQLKIGLPTVQYCANEMGMSPKYLSELLRKETGKSTQDHIHSYIVEMAKQKLLNTQLSASEIAYSLGFDYPQYFSKMFKRLTNKSPIEYRKIK
- a CDS encoding SDR family NAD(P)-dependent oxidoreductase, with translation MKTALITGAASGIGKEFTKIHASKEGNIVAVDMNSEGLEKLKTEIQRQYNVSVYTIVKDLSKPTAAIEIYEEVKNKEIKVDYLINNAGFGGVGAFHERKWEIDMAMIQVNILALTALTRQFLPDFIKRKSGKILNVSSTVSLVPGPYQAVYFASKAYVTSFNRSIYGELIGTGVSSKALLPEASQTAFGNYSDINKTANLVIYDTFGKLISQIKLTSTFQKININNLESGAYYISIKPPKINTQLKNYLPSNNPLVKLQINH
- a CDS encoding PorP/SprF family type IX secretion system membrane protein, producing the protein MIKGLKISIYTYFLIIIVIGSKSYAQNIFQSNQYMIYQPIINFSAASSYNQVNFTSFYRNQWVGFKGSPTTFGFIGIIPLKNTSVTLGTRVFNEQIGIHNKTEIKLDYAYKLQTQLNHFLSFSISPKINIHQSSYQKIETNTNNDPNFNSNPIAVVYPNAEFGLYHFSPKFYLGISSPNLLYNTPINDFTYTTQFSLPHITYYIHSGYKWSKPSTYNIYGSIYLKTTYGAPVVGSLNAGIETLKNKLLVGLSYRTTNELVPLLRLNLNKLTLGYAFQYSLSSIRPYNNGTHEILLNYNIKQKATAALIAPRF
- a CDS encoding OmpA family protein; this translates as MKRLIYIQILLSVAFINIKGQNLNNAIELENSGYYIEAIKEYEGCLNLKLSTEEHSSIIKRILFTHLNNYNYNKAYEAYKNNPNLSFSKKEFHSIFHLLRVVKEYETASILLDSLQLTPQEKSSYSQDFIEWPRNNSTLKQLSVKATNLAPSKCHGITFYKDGIIIPFEEVEKNKTSPFKLFYYQSVSDTNFNKVNQLFKTQETFYNGTPFFDSTNNTLIYTSSNSGYKNYTDKTKVKYNLSKQGKNHLQLISHDFYQNQKINLLPKNTEESIHSPYLYKDSILFFSKTTAKQKSDLFYSIKKGKVWQTPKPLLKVNTFENDVYPYIKKNRFYFASRGRNGYGGLDIYEGSLTFNKLGEPVVKDIENMGASINSSYDDFAFIINSKGTAYWASNRSSEKDQIYTTTYKRTVSINGIVKNQNAPIEGIKIKLENTDNFNTSSDNGIWNFAVKEDATVHLYFSGEGYRQKKIKISEPRSDSSYIITLEKNMFQLKNSITNAPITDATITIYEKEEPDNWIKTETVETNENGEWIFDFDIEKKYKVTVEAKDFKKKEIYIPKEQREIDDFDFFEDISPLDIEPEAKGTLTINNIYFDYNSSKIKKESIPILNNLTQYLINNKEIKVELSAHTDCIGSNLYNLKLSEDRAYSCLQFLLKNNIDTNQITAKGYGELVPLYPCEKQRKEEEFAKLNRRIEVKFLN